CCGGCATCAGCATTTGTATCATAATTTAAAAGTGGTCCGGCCACCCCTCCTTCAAAAGGAGGGGAAATGTATCTGGCAAATATTCAATACTGAAATTCTATTTTGTACACCTTAAGTTGATGTATAAGCCTTTAGGGAGCAGGGGGCGCTTCATACAGGAATTCATTATAAGGATACCTTTTAATATGTATCTTTTTCACCTCTTCGTAAAGGACATTGCGGAGCTCCTCGACATTTTCCTTTGTCTTCGCAGAAATAAATACTGTCTTATGGTGCTTATCGGAAGCCATCCAGGTTTTCTTCAGATCATCAAGTGAGATATTCTCTCTCAGCACCGGTGTGAGATCATCATCATCCTTGGCAGTATAGGTAAAAGCATCTATTTTATTGAAAATAATAATTGTTGGTTTATCTGTAGCACCCAGCTCCTTAAGTGTTTCATTCACAACAGTTATCTGCTCCTCAAAACCCGGATGGGATATATCTGCAATATGAATAAGAAGGTCCGATTCGCGCACCTCATCAAGAGTTGACTTGAAAGACTCAACCAGATCATGAGGAAGCTTGCGAATGAATCCCACAGTATCGGAAAGCAGGAAAGGCAGGTTCCCGATAACAACTTTTCGTACCGTTGTATCGAGGGTGGCAAAAAGCTTATTCTCAGCAAAAACATCTGATTTGCTGAGCATATTCATAAAGGTTGACTTCCCAACATTTGTATAACCAACAAGTGCCACCCTGACCATCTTTCCACGATTTTTACGCTGCGTGGCCATTTGGGTGTCGATTTTTTTCAGCTGCTCCTTGAGAAGCGAAATTCTTTCTCTGATAATCCTTCTGTCAGTTTCAATCTCCGTTTCACCGGGGCCTCTCAGACCAATACCCCCGCGCTGCCGCTCAAGATGAGTCCACATACCTGTAAGCCTTGGTAGCAGATACTGATACTGAGCAAGTTCTACCTGTGTACGTGCATGTGAAGTACGGGCTCTGTGAGCGAAGATATCAAGTATCAGGTTAGTACGGTCCAGAATTCGGCATCCCAAAGCTTTTTCAATATTCCTGATCTGACTGGGTGAAAGCTCATCGTCGAAAATGGCGATATCAATATCGTTCTCACCAACAAATAAGGCTATCTCCTCAATCTTACCGGAACCTACGAATGTGCGCGGATTAGGTGTATCCAGTTTTTGTATAAACCTCTTTACCGGTTCAGCCCCTGCCGTTTCTGTCAGAAAAGATAACTCCCCCAGAAATTCCTCAACTTCACGTTCATCCTGTC
This genomic stretch from Bacteroidales bacterium harbors:
- the hflX gene encoding GTPase HflX: MIETNKPLERAILIGINYPGQDEREVEEFLGELSFLTETAGAEPVKRFIQKLDTPNPRTFVGSGKIEEIALFVGENDIDIAIFDDELSPSQIRNIEKALGCRILDRTNLILDIFAHRARTSHARTQVELAQYQYLLPRLTGMWTHLERQRGGIGLRGPGETEIETDRRIIRERISLLKEQLKKIDTQMATQRKNRGKMVRVALVGYTNVGKSTFMNMLSKSDVFAENKLFATLDTTVRKVVIGNLPFLLSDTVGFIRKLPHDLVESFKSTLDEVRESDLLIHIADISHPGFEEQITVVNETLKELGATDKPTIIIFNKIDAFTYTAKDDDDLTPVLRENISLDDLKKTWMASDKHHKTVFISAKTKENVEELRNVLYEEVKKIHIKRYPYNEFLYEAPPAP